A window from Verrucomicrobiota bacterium encodes these proteins:
- a CDS encoding helix-turn-helix transcriptional regulator, whose product MKDDVEKYIDRRKRADKAFAKDFDAGYGEFKIGVMLRQAREQAGVTQEDLARITKTKKSAISRLENHAEDVRLSTVSRVARALGKAVRIELVEAT is encoded by the coding sequence GACGACGTGGAAAAGTACATTGACCGCCGCAAGCGCGCTGACAAGGCGTTCGCGAAGGATTTCGATGCCGGCTACGGGGAATTTAAGATTGGCGTGATGCTGCGGCAGGCCCGCGAGCAGGCGGGCGTGACGCAGGAGGACCTGGCACGGATCACCAAAACGAAGAAGTCCGCGATTTCGCGCTTGGAGAATCACGCCGAAGACGTTCGGCTATCTACCGTATCGCGGGTGGCGCGGGCGCTGGGCAAGGCGGTACGCATCGAATTGGTGGAGGCGACCTGA